In Gossypium raimondii isolate GPD5lz chromosome 12, ASM2569854v1, whole genome shotgun sequence, a single window of DNA contains:
- the LOC105763250 gene encoding uncharacterized protein LOC105763250, which produces MRKRDLAILMLSAFAIFFSLQHEGDFSFREAWYHLSDEYPIKYEAERLPPPLVADLNGDGKKEILVATHDAKIQVLEPHARRVDEGFSEAPLLAEVSLLPDKIRVASGRRPVAMATGVIDRIYKSGQPQKQVLVVVTSGWSVMCFDHNLTKLWENNLQEDFPHNAHHREIAISISNYTLKHGDSGLVIVGGRMEMQPHLYLDPFEEIGMAERSAEQHRRSANEKEASENSGTVNLRHFAFYAFDGRKGGLRWSRKNENIEEHSSDSSQLIPQHNYKLDVHALNTRQPGEFECREFRESILGVMPHHWDRREDTLLKLSHFKRHKRKTLKRVPGKSTTYPFHKPEEHHPPGKDDSKKISNLIGKAAKYASSAKSKKPMAYIPTITNYTQLWWVPNVVVAHQKEGIEAVHLASGRTVCKLHLQEGGLHADINGDGVLDHVQAVGGNGAEQTVISGSMEVLRPCWAVATSGVPVREQLFNASICHHSPFNLFQHGEFYRGFGRSSHVASLEVATPILIPRSDGHRHRKGSHGDVIFLTNRGEVTAYSPGLHGHDAVWQWQLLTDATWSNLPSPSGMMEGGMVVPTFKSISLRVHDNQQMILAAGDQTGVIISPGGSVLTSIDLPAPPSHALIAEDFSNDGLTDLILVTSSGVYGFVQTRQPGALFFSTLVGCLLLVMGVLFVTQHLNSMKGKPRASSGPR; this is translated from the exons ATGAGGAAACGAGATTTAGCTATTCTTATGCTCTCTGCTTTCGCCATATTCTTCTCTCTTCAG CACGAGGGAGATTTTTCGTTTAGAGAAGCGTGGTATCATTTATCCGATGAATACCCGATCAAATACGAAGCTGAACGTCTCCCCCCGCCTCTCGTTGCCGATCTGAATGGCGACGGAAAAAAGGAAATCCTCGTCGCCACTCACGATGCCAAAATTCAG GTATTAGAGCCACACGCACGGCGTGTTGATGAAGGATTCAGTGAAGCGCCTTTGCTGGCAGAGGTGTCTTTGTTGCCTGATAAGATCAGGGTTGCTTCTGGTAGACGTCCCGTAGCCATGGCCACCGGTGTTATAGATCGAATTTATAAGTCTGGGCAACCTCAGAAACAGGTCCTGGTTGTTGTTACTTCGGGTTGGTCTGTTATGTGTTTTGACCATAATCTCACAAAGTTATGGGAGAATAATTTGCAG GAGGATTTTCCACATAATGCGCACCATAGAGAGATTGCAATTTCGATAAGTAATTACACCTTGAAGCATGGGGATTCAGGTTTAGTCATTGTTGGTGGGAGGATGGAAATGCAGCCCCAT TTATACCTAGATCCTTTTGAAGAAATTGGGATGGCAGAACGAAGTGCCGAGCAGCATAGAAGAAGTGCAAATGAAAAGGAG GCTTCTGAAAACTCTGGAACTGTGAATTTACGTCATTTTGCTTTTTATGCATTTGATGGACGAAAAGGTGGACTTCGATGGTCTAGAAAGAACGAG aATATTGAAGAACATTCTTCAGATTCATCACAGCTAATTCCACAACATAACTACAAGCTTGATGTGCATGCTCTGAACACTCGTCAACCTGGTGAG TTTGAATGCAGGGAATTTAGAGAATCAATCCTTGGAGTTATGCCACATCATTGG GATAGGAGAGAAGATACTTTGTTGAAGTTGTCACATTTCAAGCGACATAAGAGGAAAACATTGAAAAGAGTACCTGGAAAGTCAACAACATATCCTTTTCATAAGCCTGAGGAACACCATCCTCCAGGGAAGGatgattcaaaaaaaatttcaaacttgatTGGAAAAGCTGCCAAGTATGCCAGTTCAGCAAAATCTAAGAAG CCAATGGCTTATATTCCAACCATAACAAACTACACCCAGCTCTGGTGGGTTCCTAACGTTGTTGTGGCCCATCAAAAGGAAGGGATAGAAGCTGTTCATTTGGCATCTGGTCGAACTGTATGCAAG CTTCATCTTCAAGAAGGAGGCCTTCATGCTGATATCAATGGAGATGGAGTCCTGGATCATGTCCAG GCTGTTGGTGGAAATGGTGCTGAGCAGACTGTTATTAGTGGATCAATGGAGGTGCTGCGACCTTGTTGGGCTGTGGCAACCTCTGGAGTACCAGTTCGAGAACAACTATTTAATGCTTCAATATGTCATCATTCCCCTTTCAATTTATTCCAGCATGGAGAGTTCTACAGAGGTTTTGGTCGAAGTAGTCATGTTGCTTCTTTAGAAGTTGCAACACCCATTCTGATCCCCAGAAGTGATGGACATAGGCATCGTAAGGGGAGCCATGGTGATGTTATTTTCTTGACAAATCGAGGAGAG GTAACTGCATACTCTCCTGGCTTGCATGGACATGATGCTGTTTGGCAATGGCAGCTCCTGACAGATGCTACATGGTCAAATCTTCCTTCACCTTCAGGGATGATGGAAGGCGGTATGGTGGTTCCAACATTCAAGTCGATCTCATTGCGTGTGCATGACAATCAGCAAATGATCCTTGCTGCTGGAGACCAAACAGGTGTAATTATTTCTCCTGGAGGAAGTGTATTAACATCAATCGATCTTCCTGCTCCGCCCTCCCATGCCCTGATTGCCGAGGACTTCTCGAATGATGGGCTCACTGACCTTATTCTCGTAACCTCAAGTGGAGTATATGGTTTTGTCCAGACACGACAACCCGGTGCCCTCTTTTTCAGCACACTGGTTGGTTGCCTTTTACTTGTGATGGGAGTACTCTTTGTCACTCAACACTTAAATTCAATGAAGGGTAAACCTCGTGCTTCATCTGGTCCACGGTGA
- the LOC105763248 gene encoding probable ubiquitin-conjugating enzyme E2 16: MSSSSASSRKALSKIACNRLQKELVEWQVNPPSGFKHKVTDNLQRWVIEVNGAAGTLYTNETYQLQVDFPEHYPMEAPQVIFLQPAPLHPHIYSNGHICLDILYDSWSPAMTVSSICISILSMLSSATVKQCPEDNDRYVKNCRNGRSPKQTRWWFHDDKV; encoded by the exons ATGAGCAGCTCTTCCGCCTCTTCTCGCAAG GCACTAAGTAAAATTGCATGCAATCGGCTGCAAAAGGAACTGGTAGAGTGGCAGGTCAACCCTCCTTCTGGTTTCAAACACAAAGTCACTGATAATCTTCAAAG gtggGTGATTGAAGTAAATGGAGCTGCGGGAACTTTGTACACCAATGAAACCTATCAGCTTCAAGTGGATTTCCCTGAACATTACCCTATGGAAGCTCCCCAG GTGATATTTCTTCAACCGGCACCTCTCCATCCACATATTTATAGCAATGGCCATATTTGTTTAG ATATCTTATATGATTCATGGTCCCCAGCCATGACAGTTAGTTCTATCTGTATCAGCATTCTCTCCATGCTATCAAGCGCAACTGTGAAG CAATGCCCTGAAGACAACGATCGCTATGTAAAGAACTGTAGAAATGGTCGATCTCCAAAGCAGACCAGGTGGTGGTTCCATGATGACAAAGTTTAA
- the LOC105763251 gene encoding bZIP transcription factor 11-like, translating into MATSSSGASSGSSTLRSSSSSEDFQPILDERKRKRMLSNRESARRSRMRKQKHLDDLMAQVSDLTNHNNQILTSINVTTQLYSNVEAENLVLRAQMTELSNRLQSLNEIIHFINSSNGVLQNDTNFDQPAYCHPHHQLNDDSLMNPWNFSTTNQPFMPSADMMMY; encoded by the coding sequence ATGGCTACTTCAAGCAGTGGAGCATCCTCAGGTTCAAGCACGCTGAGAAGCTCGAGTTCATCGGAGGATTTTCAGCCGATTTTGGATGAAAGGAAGCGCAAGAGAATGCTATCCAATAGGGAATCTGCACGTCGCTCTCGGATGCGTAAACAGAAGCACCTGGATGATCTGATGGCCCAAGTTTCTGATCTCACCAACCACAATAACCAGATCCTCACAAGCATCAATGTCACCACGCAGCTTTACTCCAACGTTGAGGCTGAGAACTTGGTTCTTAGAGCTCAGATGACTGAGCTCAGCAACAGGTTGCAATCTCTCAAtgaaatcattcatttcataaaCTCCAGCAATGGGGTTCTCCAAAATGACACTAACTTTGACCAGCCGGCCTACTGTCATCCTCATCATCAGCTCAATGATGATAGTTTAATGAATCCATGGAATTTTTCCACAACCAATCAACCCTTTATGCCTTCTGCTGACATGATGATGTATTGA
- the LOC105763247 gene encoding AAA-ATPase At1g43910 → MASLLKELPSMSTILAAYASLSAMAMLIRTILNEMIPKPMQRFINTKFSNLVSKYLSSNFTFIIEERWQAVYNETFRAVEVYLPTRIGPSTDKLLLGSNDINNPTSPPKRKIPSDCKIIDEFEGITLEWTLHVKESEKYYIPDKKTYHLTCKKRVRELVEQKYFPHIAKTAQTILSKREKLNIYTYNQDRSRWESAVFKHPARFETLAMEPELKQFIMDDLDSFVGRKDFFENVGRAWKRGYLLFGPPGTGKSSLVAAIANYLNYNVYDLQFQSVRNDADLRRILTSTTNRSILLIEDIDCSTKISKDRGKLKNDREKEGEVGRTDRPSAIDPGVTLSGLLNFIDGLWSSCGNERIIIFTTNHKEKLDPALLRPGRMDVHIHMGYCTPTGFRKLATTYLGIKDDKLFGPIDDLIKVVEVTPAEVAQQLMIKSDDPEAALHGLITYLNTKKDKVGEDVIQQEEEAKDENNKNDGNQTKEPDESKTGCIYLS, encoded by the exons ATGGCTTCCCTTTTGAAAGAGCTACCTTCCATGTCTACCATCCTTGCTGCTTATGCTTCCCTCTCAGCAATGGCCATGTTAATCCGTACAATCTTGAATGAAATGATCCCGAAACCGATGCAAAGGTTTATCAACACCAAATTCTCTAATCTGGTATCCAAATACTTATCCTCCAACTTCACTTTCATCATAGAAGAACGCTGGCAAGCTGTTTATAACGAAACTTTTCGAGCTGTTGAGGTCTACCTTCCTACCCGAATCGGCCCTTCCACCGACAAACTTCTCCTCGGCTCCAATGACATTAACAACCCAACATCGCCGCCGAAACGGAAGATCCCTTCCGATTGCAAAATCATCGATGAATTCGAAGGTATAACCTTGGAGTGGACTCTGCATGTTAAAGAATCGGAAAAGTACTACATCCCTGATAAAAAAACCTATCACTTGACGTGCAAGAAAAGAGTTAGGGAACTTGTTGAACAAAAGTATTTTCCCCATATAGCGAAGACAGCTCAAACAATCTTGAGCAAGCGAGAAAAGCTCAACATCTATACCTATAACCAAGATCGTTCCAGGTGGGAATCGGCTGTTTTCAAGCACCCGGCAAGGTTCGAGACTTTGGCCATGGAACCAGAGCTGAAGCAGTTTATTATGGATGACCTTGACTCATTTGTGGGACGCAAGGATTTCTTTGAAAACGTTGGGAGGGCTTGGAAACGTGGCTACCTTTTGTTTGGTCCTCCAGGGACTGGCAAATCTTCACTGGTAGCTGCAATTGCAAATTACTTGAACTACAACGTGTATGATCTCCAGTTCCAAAGTGTTCGAAATGATGCCGATCTTAGACGTATACTTACATCCACCACAAACCGCTCTATTCTTCTAATTGAAGATATAGATTGCAGCACAAAGATTTCAAAAGATCGTGGCAAGTTAAAAAATGACCGTGAGAAGGAAGGCGAAGTTGGAAGAACCGATCGTCCTTCAGCCATTGATCCTGGA GTAACATTGTCGGGACTATTGAATTTCATTGATGGACTGTGGTCGAGCTGTGGGAATGAAAGGATCATCATCTTCACGACGAATCACAAAGAGAAGTTGGACCCTGCTCTGTTGCGGCCAGGGCGCATGGATGTGCATATTCATATGGGATATTGTACTCCAACAGGATTCAGAAAACTTGCAACTACATATCTTGGAATCAAAGATGATAAACTCTTTGGTCCCATTGATGACCTGATTAAGGTTGTTGAGGTTACCCCAGCTGAAGTGGCGCAACAATTGATGATCAAAAGTGATGACCCTGAAGCTGCTCTCCATGGTCTCATTACGTACCTTAACACGAAAAAGGATAAAGTTGGAGAAGATGTGATtcaacaagaagaagaagcaaaggatgaaaataataagaatgatGGAAATCAAACAAAAGAACCTGATGAAAGTAAAACTGGTTGCATATATCTTTCTTAG
- the LOC105763253 gene encoding mitogen-activated protein kinase 7: MAMPVEPPNGEKPMGKHYYTMWQTLFEVDTKYVPIKPIGRGSYGIVCSSINRETNEKVAIKKISNVFQNHVDALRTLRELKLLRQIRHDNVVALKDIMMPTQRTSFKDVYLVYELMDTDLLQIIKSSQPLSNDHCKYFLFQLLRGLKYLHSANILHRDLKPGNLLINANCDLKICDFGLARTSRGNEQFMTEYVVTRWYRSPELLLCCDNYGTSIDVWSVGCIFAEILGRRPVFPGTGCLNQLNLIIGVLGSQQEADLQFIDNPKARRYIESLPFSTGIHLSRLYPQADPLAIDLLQRMLIFDPSKRITVTEALQHPYMATLYDPRCNPPARVPIHLDIDENMGEEMIRGMMLSEMLHYHPEAASTNAYTTLF, from the exons ATGGCAATGCCGGTGGAGCCACCGAATGGGGAGAAGCCAATGGGGAAGCATTACTATACAATGTGGCAAACCCTATTCGAGGTTGACACAAAGTATGTTCCAATCAAGCCAATAGGAAGAGGATCATACGGCATTGTATGCTCATCAATCAACAGGGAAACCAATGAGAAAGTGGCTATAAAGAAGATCAGCAATGTGTTCCAGAATCACGTTGATGCGTTGAGAACTTTGAGGGAGTTGAAACTTCTCAGACAAATTCGACATGACAACGTGGTTGCTTTGAAAGATATTATGATGCCAACTCAGAGAACCAGTTTTAAGGATGTTTACTTGGTTTATGAGCTTATGGACACCGATTTGCTTCAGATTATCAAGTCTTCTCAGCCACTTTCTAATGATCATTGcaagtattttctttttcag CTACTACGAGGGCTGAAGTACCTTCACTCGGCAAACATCCTGCATCGAGACTTGAAGCCAGGGAACCTTCTTATCAATGCTAACTGTGACCTCAAGATATGTGATTTTGGGTTGGCTCGAACCAGCAGAGGCAATGAACAATTCATGACAGAGTACGTTGTCACCCGTTGGTACCGCTCACCCGAACTCTTACTCTGTTGCGACAATTATGGCACCTCCATTGATGTTTGGTCAGTAGGATGCATCTTTGCGGAGATTCTTGGTCGGAGACCTGTCTTCCCCGGAACAGGATGCCTCAACCAGCTTAATCTAATTATTGGTGTCCTCGGAAGCCAGCAGGAGGCTGATCTTCAGTTTATTGATAATCCCAAAGCCAGAAGGTATATCGAGTCACTTCCTTTCTCTACGGGCATCCATTTGTCTCGTTTATACCCTCAAGCCGATCCTTTAGCCATAGATTTGTTGCAAAGGATGCTTATTTTCGACCCGTCCAAGAGAATTACTGTCACAGAAGCACTCCAACATCCTTACATGGCAACACTATATGATCCAAGGTGCAATCCACCAGCCCGAGTCCCGATTCATCTCGACATTGATGAAAACATGGGAGAAGAAATGATTAGGGGGATGATGTTGAGTGAGATGCTTCACTACCACCCAGAGGCTGCATCAACAAATGCTTACACCACATTGTTTTAG